AGTCTCTGACAagtattcggctccctccttttcactcagggcagcaaagggaactttgtacaacctgcggtcaggaacaataatgacttcaggctcatcaagcaaatcataaacgggggcaataaacattttgtaacacaaatatagacttgaaatcactttctcgtcctcgtcctcgtcctcgtcctcgtcctcctccacaagtcgcaatcttgctgagctcttttgcgcgggggagagaggttgcaatttaatcgtatttaaagaccgatcttcacaatctttagtgggcaaaataccaagactccggaaattatcatccaaaaattgactcaaagacaaatctttgggcaacccagcctgaactagattctcttctggtgatactcttctatagtgaaggactccacttgttttcaagacccacaaatgcagacgattctgaaaataagaaatgtacagacaagtacagttatttttctttcttaaaatgttctcaatgccaaaccaagattgtggattagcagagatgtgcgtttcaaccgagtacttctctgccattaagtctgataggcctctagctcggcccaactcctcaacataaagagcatcccgagcatttccggtgtcacaaagcaaagtacaaagcagcttgtaggggAATATTCCTGTgtcctccagaaatgatgttttgaactgatcattggcgcccaagaaatatctcagctcctcatacttttcaatgcacagatgaagacacCACATAGagtctttaattttattttgaaaaagataaaaaacggAGTAACTTTGAAGGATTTGGAACTCTCCTCTtccatctccaatatctcttgatatgaataaagctttctccaagcatacttccgaagcttcaaaatcaccaacagttctAAACAAAATTCCAAGGTTTCCAAGAGCTCCTGCTTCCCCTTCCTTATCACCAATTTTAGTTTGGatggcaagcgctttttggagatactctttagccttgtcgtattggccaagcgacctaaacacagtaccaaggtttccataacatgatgcttcccctcgtctgtcgccaatttcagttttgatgacaagcgctttttggagatactcttcagccttgtcgtattggccaagcgacttaaacacagtacctaggtttccgtagtcagttgcctcccctcgtctgtcgccaatttcagttctgatgacaagcgctttttggagatactcttcagccttgtcgtattggccaagcgacctaaacacagtacctaggtttccataacatgatgcttcccctcgtctgtcgccaatttcagttctgatgacaagcgctttttggagatactcttcagccttgtcgtattggccaagcaacctaaacacagtacctagctttccatagtcagttgcctccccttctctgtcgccaattttagttgtgatgacaagcgcgttttggagatactcttcagccttgtcgtattggccaaacgacgtaaacacagtacctaagtttccgtagtcagttgcctcccctcgtctgtcgccaatttcagttgtgatgacaagcgctttttggagatactcttcagccttgtcgtattggccaacggacagaaacacagtacctaggtttccataacatgatgcttcccctcgtctgtcgccaatttcagttctgatgacaagcgctttttggagatactcttcagccttgtggtattggccaagcgacgcaaacacagtacctaggtttccataacatgatgcttcccctcgtctgtcgccaatttcagttttgatgacaagcgctttttggagatactcttcagccttgtcgtattggccaagcgacttaaacacagtacctaggtttccgtagtcagttgcctcccctcgtctgtcgccaatttcagttctgatgacaagcgctttttggagatactcttcagccttgtcgtattggccaacggacaaaaacacagtacttaggtttccgtagtcagttgtctccccttgtctgtcgccaatttcagttctgatgacaagcgctttttggagatactcttcagccttgtcgtattggccaagcgacttaaacacagtacctaggtttccataacatgatgcttcccctcgtctgtcgccaatttcagttttgatgacaagcgctttttggagatactcttcagccttgtcgtattggccaacggacagaaacacagtacttaggtttccgtagtcagttgcctccccttctctgtcgccaatttcagttgtgatgacaagcgctttttggagatactcctcagccttgtcgtattggccaagcgacctaaacacagtacctaggtttccataacatgatgcttcccctcgtctgtcgccaatttcagtggTGATGACAAGCGCGTTTTGgatatattcttcagccttatcgtattggccaagcaacctaaacacagtacctagctTTCCATAAtatgatgcttcccctcgtctgtcgccaatttcagttgtgatgataagcgctttgtggagatactcttcagccttgtcgtattggccaacggacagaaacacagtacttaagtttccgtagtcagttgcctccccttctctgtcgccaatttcagttctgatgacaagcgctttttggagatactcttcagccttgtcgtattggccaagcgacgcaaacacagtacctaggtttccataacatgatgcttcccctcgtctgtcgccaatttcagttgtgatgacaagcgctttttggagatactcttcagccttgtcgtattggccaacggacagaaacacagtacttaggtttccgtagtcagttgcctccccttctctgtcgccaatttcagttgtgatgacaagcgctttttggagatactcttcagccttgtcgtattggccaacggacagaaacacagtacttaggtttccataacatgatgcttcccctcgtctgtcgccaatttcagttttgatgacaagcgctttttggagatactcttcagccttgtcgtattggccaagcgatgcaaacacagtaccaaggtttccataacatgatgcctcccctcgtctgtcgccaatttcagttgtgatgacaagcgctttttggagatactcttcagccttgtcgtattggccaacggacagaaacacagtacttaggtttccgtagtcagttgcctccccttctctgtcgccaatttcagttttgatgacaagcgctttttggagatactcttcagccttgtcgtattggccaagcgacttaaacacagtacctaggtttccgtagtcagttgcctcccctcgtctgtcgccaatttcagttttgatgacaagcgctttttggagatactcttcagccttgtcgtattggccaagtgacgcaaacacagtaccaaggtttccataacatgatgcctcccctcgtctgtcgccaatttcagttgtgatgacaagcgctttttggagatactcttcagccttgtcgtattggccaagcgacataaacacagtacctaggtttccataatatgatgcttcccctcgtctgtcgccaatttcagttgtgatgacaagcgctttttggagatactcttcagccttgtcgtattggccaagcaacctaaacacagtacctagctTTCCATAAtatgatgcttcccctcgtctgtcgccaatttcagttgtgatgataagcgctttgtggagatactcttcagccttgtcgtattggccaacggacagaaacacagtacttaagtttccgtagtcagttgcctccccttctctgtcgccaatttcagttctgatgacaagcgctttttggagatactcttcagccttgtcgtattggccaagcgacgcaaacacagtacctaggtttccataacatgatgcttcccctcgtctgtcgccaatttcagttgtgatgacaagcgctttttggagatactcttcagccttgtcgtattggccaacggacagaaacacagtacttaggtttccgtagtcagttgcctccccttctctgtcgccaatttcagttgtgatgacaagcgctttttggagatactcttcagccttgtcgtattggccaacggacagaaacacagtacttaggtttccataacatgatgcttcccctcgtctgtcgccaatttcagttttgatgacaagcgctttttggagatactcttcagccttgtcgtattggccaagcgatgcaaacacagtaccaaggtttccataacatgatgcctcccctcgtctgtcgccaatttcagttgtgatgacaagcgctttttggagatactcttcagccttgtcgtattggccaacggacagaaacacagtacttaggtttccgtagtcagttgcctccccttctctgtcgccaatttcagttttgatgacaagcgctttttggagatactcttcagccttgtcgtattggccaagcgacttaaacacagtacctaggtttccgtagtcagttgcctcccctcgtctgtcgccaatttcagttttgatgacaagcgctttttggagatactcttcagccttgtcgtattggccaagcgacgcaaacacagtaccaaggtttccataacatgatgcctcccctcgtctgtcgccaatttcagttgtgatgacaagcgctttttggagatactcttcagccttgtcgtattggccaagcgacataaacacagtacctaggtttccgtagtcagttgcctcccctcctctgtcgctaatttcagttctgatgacaagcgctttttggagatactcctcagccttgttgtattggccaagcgacgtaaacacagtacctaggtttccataacatgatgcttcccctcgtctgtcgccaaatacagttttgatgacaagcgctttttggagatacttttcagccttgtcgtattggccaagcgacgtaaacacagtacctaggtttccataacatgatgcttccccttctctgtcgccaattttggtcgttatggcaagggccctctcaaaacatttctttgcttttaggctttcgccaagtttataaagcataattccaTACCCTATGTAtaagtcaaacagtttcctTCGGTATCTTTCTGCActtatgtagtcagagatatgacgataagcgctgaaaagaacgGTATAGATGACGttgtaaaattgtagcagtgctgaatcaaattggtctttgctgttttgatcggtgccacttagcaaaatcaaacattcgctgcatatctcaatggctttctgaatgcgtcctgagttgagcaagaacagggcaacaaGTAAGGCTTGgctcatgaaaggtgtcatggcttctgctgttaggtttccattgcaatcctcacctgttatcagggaaacattatttttagtaacacaatacTAAATGGTCGATAATCTTGATTAATAACGAGTCACTTCAAACAggaacacacatgttaagttacaaaaacgggctgggttgattacacccggaaactatttgtaacaagctgaaagtgttagaattcacaatatccacttaaaaacaaacaaaaaaaaaagtgaagaagtcGGTTGGTCACCTTTCATTTTCCTCAAGTTTGgatttttgcagaacattacatgactttaaagtcattggacaaagataaaaaaaaactgacagactttatcttaacttttgcaATGAGAACTTTCCACATGCATAGTTTCTATAAACAACGgggtaagtttttgaagaaactttggtggggtattaaaaaactatttggctttaccaactgagttgacaatgtaaattggccatgataATGAATTTCAGCCTTCGTTTACTTccgtttgaaaaatgtcattaacCAAGTTCACTGTGCATTTGTCATGGAAGAAGCAAGTCCCAtacatgaaatttcaattccaatattggaactgaCAGTCAGTGTTATCTGCGTAAGGCTCTCCAGAATTATTCGAGAAGAATTGGAAATGACAGCAGACCAAGTTTACTACTGAACTGACTCAGCTTCCGTGTTGAAGTACATCAACTTTGTTAACGCGCAGGTAAGCGAACCGTAGAAACTAGACTTAACTCACTGGGTCACTGTCGTAAATAGTAgcagagctcgcagagcgtagccccaaaattatgcaaaatagtagtagcccatcaagccgaaaaaatttggatgtacgaccgttcgaccgtacgaccgtacaaggtgcttcttttaacatgcgtggtcaactgtaccgcgggcacgccaacgccacggctttgtccagtagttcaGTGGTCAGTGCATTAGGGCTGCGAGTTGggcgacccgggttctagtccttgccggggcaaggcgttgtgcccttgaaacgtgcggggaaaaaaaaatacgagctccgcttttaggcttggctaaatctatatattatactttgACCTAGGTTTTTTAGTTCCTTCATCTCGTCACgtgatgtaaaagaaacattttgcccTTAGGTTGAATCATATTCCTACCGATTTCtgtctttcatctttttgtgagTGAACGTTAAAAGCCAAAAATCTATTATGTACATCCTCGAAGTTGGAGCAGTCTGAAGATTAGTGAAAAGTCTTACAAACTTCAAACAGAACTTAAAGATTATCCGCAAATGGGCTTAAAGGAATGACAATGGAATTAACTgtagttttaaaacagttacaattGGAGTATAATAAATCAATGTTAAGAAAGCTCATACaggttataaacaaatagataccAAATGATAatcgcataaaaaaaaataaattactaagagttttggttttaatattcagttttttctacCTTTGTTCACATTTCACTCAGGTGATAGACAGTTGCGCCTGACTTAAACTacattcatatttgaaaatcaaaaagtttcattgttacTAGAATTTGTCACAGGATTTGTGATCGAACTAGAACTTCTGGTCTTTCTAATAGCAtgaggaaactaaaaaaatttctcttcccagTGTCTCAACTTTCTTAAGGCAGATAATTAGGAAAccggaaacagaaagaaatgggaaaagaGAGTCCCTTCTTAATTGATAATGAAGCTCATTGATTCAATCaatgaagaagattgaagaATAAGAGGCTTGGTTATATCATGTATTGTGAGGTAAGGAAGCTACCTtttctcaaaggaaacaaactgcTGCCATGTGTCATAGCCTGACTCGCTGATTTATTTTTGAGGCATTATtcgctttgattaaaaacaaacaaaatagacaagaataaaatgcaaattcagcTGATGAAAAATccatggaaatcaaaagaaatcagaaacGAATTAGAAGGGAATAGTCTACAATATAAGTTTTAGTTTCCCCATTattagtttattgattttgttaaacCGGCTGACGAAACGTATGTGCGATGCAGACCATTAGGATCActgtattttatttcttattcatgaaTAATACAAGAATGATTAATGAGAAAATTGCTCTAGTTTTCTCGAGAACTATTCGACAGTTTAAATAATGTACCGTCCAAAATGTTTGTACTGGAAATTCCCTCGCTCGATTTTATTGAAACACCGTTCTTTTGGTTCATTACCGAGATGATCACAGTTGTAAGTTATTGACATTCGGGAATATGGcaacatttgcaaagattgttcattttaaaagcaatgagcACATTTATCAGACGAATGTCCCTGAAAACGAATATAGTAAATATAATTGTCCACATGATGCCCTACCGTCGATTGCAtttacctttccaaggtgatgtcactaaacttctggataaaaagaaaagcctgCAAGATTTGGCCGAATTACCCTTAATCTACCCCCTTACAGTTATGTTGGTGTTAATGCCTATTTAGTCACCGgaaattcattgtaaaggacaataaaatttctattaGTTCAGCCAATTCCTTGAGCACGCAGATCGTCAAGTGatgttcattatgttatttcataatCTTTCTTCCTGTGACAACTCGTTCTCCATAATATTCAGTAAAGTAGTTTGGTGGTTATTAGCATGTCGTCAATACGAGCGTTCACTTATCTCACGGACGGGCGGAGATTGTATGCTTGGCTTGTAAGGGTCATAACTTTTTAGGGACTGGCCAAGGGGGGAACTGGTAAGTCTACTGTGGTAAGGGAAGTCATCAACAATTTTCGAGCGGCTGGAAAAAGGTTTCTGTGGTATGTTCCGGTGGTATAGCATGCACGATCTTGGTGCCGCTTCTATCGTGCATTCCTATTATGGATCAGGAATTGCAGACCTATCACGGGGACAGCTGTCTGCTTGGTTGATTGGGACGCTCGATTAATGCGAGGTGTCACTGTGGGGATGGGAATAACAGCGATGGCAAagtaagcttaaaacggcagaaatcgccagaaactaatttggacacacaagatgtgtgtacttttattgattttacgtgttaaatgttgatttctcgaaatatttctcgctataaatcgaccatacttcgcTCCCCATTCTATTCTTAATAACGTGTTCAACGCTCATAACTTAACACATAAGTCACACAACCCGTGACGCgatcatgaattaatcgtttgctttttctcgagacgtgaactTGGACCACCTCTGCTGACGCTgatcagtaaaggacattctgcattatgAATATATCTTTATATGGgactgattttagtttttgatcacgtgattgttgaaaccatcagtttctcaaattaaacaatgcctAACAATATCTTAACtactgaggttgaaatatattgtataaaaccttaacggtttgaagaaagaaatttaacggTGGAAATAtaaagcatccgttcaacggtAAGATACGCTTATACTATgaatgcaataacagtgaatttaagaaagtttcactcatctgagaaaattaaaccaTGTCTCTTAGTGAGCGCGCAGCCTCACAACTTATCGTCTTGTGCGAGACTCTGGAgcttaaacggaaaaaaaagaaacagattacggctttagaaaaatatgtaccgcAGAACCCGCCGTTAATATCCAAAGGTTTAAGTGAAGGGTATGTCGAcaatgaaacgcttgtgtaTAAGTAGAAATATGGCATTTCGAATCTAGTGCGATCTCTGATCGTTCGTTCAACCCAAACAGATTAAAGTTGATAGCTGATGTAGAGTcatagccactggaaaaccacccGATCAAGCACcacggatttccttcagcgagggacaatccacaacataaataaaggtctgattttagttttatgatcatcaatttctcaaattgaacgatactcaataacattagttaatgaggataaattaaaCGGTATAAAGCTACAGAGATTTGAGAAGACCGCTGGATaacgaatttatttcactgtggtggcgattcaatcgcgccatccACCGCTtaaatgaagggctaacgctcgaaacgagaCATAACTACatattgcaaaaacaaagctCGAAAAAGCAGCTACTAGGCTTTGCCATGagagccttacctctctacagttactaaatgaCTAAGgctgataaaaaccgagtgaataggaaagattttcaatcgcacttaccaagatgttgacaatgtggctgatgctttcaaaatgaaacaacaaaaataacgaattacaCTCCGCACTTTTCTCAACCTTCCGAACTTCCGCCGTCACGGCGTTTTAGGTATCTAGATCACGTGTGGTTTCGGTTATTCCCCTCCCGCTCTTGGCTACTCGAAataaaattgcatattttttgtgcGTTCGCATGCCCGTCTATCGCTTCCCATTAACGTTGAAAATGGtcagtggtcatatgataaaatgcttattgaccgaatTTAGTGGGGCCAGTggagaaaatatttggctctggGTGATGAAGCTTGAGCCTCGCTGTGCTCGGTCCATAGGTCATGACCCCGAGccaaataattttccttccgGCCCCACCACTCAGTTAATAAGAacacagtatttcggttttgtacgtccAACGTTTATCACACACGATGTAATTGAACGTGGAAAATGAAAGgcgttattctttttttaataggaaatgtcaggctttagtgtttaccccttagaaaggtttgattttcatcacaagatcgatcctaagtttcttttttaacgctaagctatctttgcgtgataatggactcattgtcttcgtgaacttttcattttctagcgggtgtgatttgcatgatcgaagccaaaaatactaaaaaaacttaGTGACTGTATTTtggtttggcacgtcacacttttctaaTTTGAGCATCCAAAAATGACACATCTTACTTTGTTTATTCGAAAACGCcaggcttcagtgttcatccCTTTTAGTTCGTTAGGatttgcatcacgagatcgatAAGATTGAGCgtacaactaaagcttctgtctttaaacagtaagctatctgtgcgtaAAAACTGACCCATTGTACACGTGAACTTTTCGTTTTCTTgagggtgtgatttgcatgatcgaagacaaaaatatcaactgagataattgataaaaaaaaaaaaaaaaagaaaacggacggagtggatcggtaatttgcttgaacataaccacatcactggtcttacctttgaaggtGTTAATccaatgactgaaatatggcaacaagtaaatgaggaagtagcttgactttcagtaataatcaatagttatACTTAATAGtccttcatatttcttttgagaagggaagagaggtgggggaaatggactggactacagtTACGTTGTGGGATCCGCGCATCCGGAAGGGACTTTCCTGAAAACTCCCAATGGCAATAGTgcttttcaacctttttgtttcctcttttcctcagacaatcgcaagaaacttgcaactagagggcACTAACACCCAGCgatcatttgaatgataaaaattatatatggctTAGGTTCTTccatgtctttaaaaaataacaaacaattgccagcttgacaagcttgcttcccgtttaatttagtattgatgtcaacattacctgatttctcgAAATGCGGAGAAATTTCGTTTTCGGGGTGatagcttttacggctaacggttaaaagtttggccattttacgagTAACGGTTAACATCATTCCATGAGTTGTTACCAGAAATGTTTAACAACTCGTTCCATAAATTTTTACCAGAAAAGTGTTTAACTGCcaatttttttggccgttttacggctcaCGGTTAATCTTATTAAGATTAAGACCGTCTACCAAACACTGTTACTGCCAATTTGtgattaggaaaaatgaaaactgtgattaaaagtatttaacaaaattacTGAGAATAGGAACTGATCAATTATCGAATACGAtcgagaaaaagatcaaaatggtatgtttttttttttctgaagtgaTTCATTATGTACGAGACGTCAACTAGTGATTCTCATATCACGAAGTGTTAGTACAAATTATAAATATATCTCTAACATTGCAGGAGATAGTGAGAGTTAAACTCCCCAGTTTTCATGCgactttcaaaaattcaaaacggaATTCGAATACTAATGGAGAATTAATGATAGGGGGATCTGGAGGGCGAATCAACATTTACTCCGAAGATTTAAGTGTTCCATCTCAAacgaatgaatttcggtttcgtacgtcacactttATAACCACTGATGGATTGGACATATGTataaaataacatatttcattcttttttcacaggaaacgtcaggcttctgtgtccatccatttcgaaaattaaaatttcattacaagatcgaTACCAATAGaaccaaagcttctttctttaaacggtaagcttGCTGTGagcgataatcaacttttcatgaactgatatggaaaaccgaTCAGCAGTTTACCCTGCAGTtaatctatttcggttttgcacgCCACACTTTTACTACttcaaatcgaccatatttggttccCCATACAATCCTATAGGACGTGTTCGTTTCTTATGAGTGACTACcgagtaaaggacattctgcattataaatatgtcttgatataggattgattttagtttttgatcacgtgattgtggaaaccatcagtttctcgaACTAAACGATACTGAACAATCTTAGttataatgaggttgaaatatactgtataaaaccttaacggttttaagaaagccatttaacggtagagatatgaagcatccgatcaacggaaaagtacgccTATACTTTGTATGCagtaacattgaatttaagaaagaaaagtcTTTCTATCAAGAgattaaaacatttctcttcgtgagcgcgcagtgtcatgacttatcttcttactcgagactctggcgcttaaacagagaaaataacggattacggcgtttagaaaaatatgtactgTAGAATTCGCCgctagacaaaaaaaaaacaaacaaaaaaaaaagatttgtgctAGTATGCCtgtctatcgcgtcctatttaggtcgaaattttcaactgttagtggtcatatgataaaatgtttattgactgagtttt
This is a stretch of genomic DNA from Pocillopora verrucosa isolate sample1 chromosome 12, ASM3666991v2, whole genome shotgun sequence. It encodes these proteins:
- the LOC136277100 gene encoding tetratricopeptide repeat protein 28-like, translated to MAKLLTVSRKSYHPENEISPHFEKSVIGLTPSKAEEYLHKALIITTEIGDRRGEASYYGKLGTVFRLLGQYDKAEEYIQNALVITTEIGDRRGEASCYGNLGTVFRSLGQYDKAEEYLQKALVITTEIGDREGEATDYGNLSTVFLSVGQYDKAEEYLQKALVIKTEIGDRRGEASCYGNLGTVFKSLGQYDKAEEYLQKALVIRTEIGDRRGEATDYGNLGTVFKSLGQYDKAEEYLQKALVIKTEIGDRRGEASCYGNLGTVFASLGQYHKAEEYLQKALVIRTEIGDRRGEASCYGNLGTVFLSVGQYDKAEEYLQKALVITTEIGDRRGEATDYGNLGTVFTSFGQYDKAEEYLQNALVITTKIGDREGEATDYGKLGTVFRLLGQYDKAEEYLQKALVIRTEIGDRRGEASCYGNLGTVFRSLGQYDKAEEYLQKALVIRTEIGDRRGEATDYGNLGTVFKSLGQYDKAEEYLQKALVIKTEIGDRRGEASCYGNLGTVFRSLGQYDKAKEYLQKALAIQTKIGDKEGEAGALGNLGILFRTVGDFEASEVCLEKALFISRDIGDGRGEFQILQSYSVFYLFQNKIKDSMWCLHLCIEKYEELRYFLGANDQFKTSFLEDTGIFPYKLLCTLLCDTGNARDALYVEELGRARGLSDLMAEKYSVETHISANPQSWFGIENILRKKNNCTCLYISYFQNRLHLWVLKTSGVLHYRRVSPEENLVQAGLPKDLSLSQFLDDNFRSLGILPTKDCEDRSLNTIKLQPLSPAQKSSARLRLVEEDEDEDEDEDEKVISSLYLCYKMFIAPVYDLLDEPEVIIVPDRRLYKVPFAALSEKEGAEYLSETHKIRIIPSLTTLKSIQDSPEDNHRNTGALVIGNPKVNWLQSLPGARKEAEMVGRLVGVPPLVEGKATKQAVLEQISSVSLIHFAAHGDAERGEIALSPIPTPNSQNAITPKEAYMLTMADVSRVKVRAKLVVLSCCHSGSGEIRAEGVIGIARAFLGSGARSVLVALWAIPDSATEQLMSRFYEHLIEGRSASESLHQAMKGMRKTP